A stretch of Gemmatimonas aurantiaca T-27 DNA encodes these proteins:
- a CDS encoding hotdog fold domain-containing protein, with amino-acid sequence MSTTYPAAGATLLANWERLHRLPFGKRLFSWAVGRTAPYTGTIGGLYTDVRPGYARVELRDRRRVRNHLASVHAVALVNLAEMTSGVALLTALPPGVRGIVTGLSISYTKKARGTLVCETHTESPRDVQANTVQAVDAIVRDAAGDEVARCTVQWRLSPPSSAAA; translated from the coding sequence ATGTCCACGACCTACCCTGCTGCCGGCGCGACGCTGCTCGCCAATTGGGAACGCTTGCATCGTCTGCCATTTGGAAAACGCCTGTTCAGTTGGGCCGTGGGGCGGACCGCTCCCTATACCGGCACGATCGGCGGCCTCTATACCGATGTGCGTCCGGGATATGCGCGTGTGGAACTGCGCGATCGCCGGCGGGTGCGCAACCATCTGGCGTCGGTGCATGCCGTCGCGCTGGTGAATCTCGCCGAGATGACGAGTGGTGTGGCATTGCTCACGGCGCTGCCCCCGGGCGTGCGCGGCATCGTGACCGGGCTGTCGATCAGCTACACCAAGAAGGCACGCGGCACGCTGGTGTGTGAAACACACACCGAATCCCCCCGCGATGTGCAGGCCAACACGGTACAGGCGGTGGATGCCATCGTGCGCGATGCCGCAGGTGATGAGGTGGCGCGGTGCACGGTGCAATGGCGTCTGTCGCCACCGTCTTCGGCGGCAGCATGA
- a CDS encoding penicillin acylase family protein translates to MPIPLLRRRSLPRGFVSLLPGALFIVASLAPLTSLGAQATAAPPRTATPRPASGQRLDVRGLQAAVTLTRDSAGIVHIEAKNEHDLFFAQGYSSARDRLFQLELWRRQATGTMAEALGPRWVARDRASRLLRYRGSMTTELAHYHRRGASIIQAFVDGVNAYVDRVQKDTSLMPPDLKALGITPGKWTPAIVISRHNALASNAKDEPNNARAVRAIGEAAVRRRKRFEPENARLAIDSAVAQLVGAANDAQIFAEYDGSRSTPSFRLEEVAAAWRRTSAPVEPRDTEIERWESNNWVIAGSRTASGKPIVANDPHRTIAVPSLRYMVHLKAPGWDVIGGGEPAIPGVAIGHNQHGAWGLTIFGIDAEDLYVYELDRSNPRAYRYRNSVERMRIITDTIRVRGAAPVPVTLAYTRHGPVLYVDSARHQAVALRAAWLEPGGAPYLASLRLDQARNWAEARAALAFAHMPALNWIWADTSGAIGWQTAAIAPVRPNWDGLVPVPGDGRFEWNGFLPIPQLPHESSPARGYVGTANAFNVPQSYPRFDALARTWADPYRHNRLLEVLDTTRKATVASSGALQFDEASLPARALVPLLANITFGTPAMTSARDTVLRWNRFMNAESRGAALYAAWERRLASISAEVVVPRAARATIRTVPLARTVEWLTNPDSLLGTRPAATRDSIVKRAFEDAVADVTRRFGADMSTWRYGDPKFHHARISHVLDPLVHDSVRARLSPGPLPRGGYANTLHATGNTDNQTHGASLRVVIDLANWDAARVTNSPGQSGDPRSPFYANLFPLWARGTFVPLPYSPAAIKARTAEVVLLSPQK, encoded by the coding sequence ATGCCGATCCCCCTCCTGCGGCGTCGTTCCCTGCCCCGTGGCTTCGTGTCACTGCTTCCGGGCGCCCTGTTCATCGTCGCTTCGCTCGCGCCCCTCACGTCGTTGGGAGCGCAGGCCACCGCCGCACCGCCCCGTACCGCAACACCACGCCCGGCTTCCGGACAGCGTCTCGATGTGCGCGGACTGCAGGCGGCGGTGACACTGACGCGCGATAGCGCCGGCATCGTGCACATCGAAGCCAAGAATGAGCACGATCTGTTTTTCGCGCAGGGGTACAGCTCGGCGCGCGACCGGTTGTTTCAGTTGGAGCTGTGGCGCCGGCAAGCCACCGGCACCATGGCCGAAGCATTGGGGCCGCGCTGGGTGGCCCGTGATCGCGCGTCGCGGCTACTGCGCTATCGCGGATCCATGACCACCGAACTGGCGCACTATCATCGACGCGGTGCGTCCATCATTCAGGCGTTTGTCGATGGGGTGAATGCCTATGTGGATCGGGTGCAGAAAGACACCAGTCTGATGCCGCCCGATCTCAAGGCACTGGGTATCACGCCCGGCAAATGGACACCGGCCATTGTCATCTCGCGCCACAATGCTCTCGCGTCGAACGCCAAAGACGAACCCAACAACGCCCGCGCCGTGCGGGCCATTGGGGAAGCGGCGGTGCGCCGTCGGAAGCGTTTTGAGCCTGAAAACGCACGCCTCGCCATCGACTCTGCGGTCGCACAGTTGGTGGGCGCGGCCAATGACGCGCAGATCTTTGCCGAGTACGACGGCTCCCGCTCCACCCCGTCTTTTCGATTGGAGGAAGTGGCGGCCGCGTGGCGGCGCACGAGTGCACCCGTGGAACCGCGTGATACGGAAATCGAACGCTGGGAGAGCAACAACTGGGTTATCGCCGGATCGCGCACGGCCAGTGGAAAGCCGATCGTGGCCAATGATCCGCACCGCACGATCGCCGTGCCGTCGCTGCGATACATGGTGCACCTCAAGGCGCCGGGGTGGGATGTGATCGGTGGTGGCGAACCGGCGATTCCCGGGGTGGCCATCGGGCACAATCAGCACGGGGCATGGGGACTCACGATCTTCGGCATCGACGCGGAAGATCTCTATGTGTACGAGCTCGATCGCTCCAATCCGCGCGCCTATCGCTATCGCAACAGCGTTGAGCGCATGCGGATCATCACCGACACCATTCGGGTACGCGGCGCAGCACCGGTTCCGGTGACACTCGCCTACACGCGACACGGGCCGGTGCTGTACGTGGACAGCGCCCGGCATCAGGCTGTCGCCTTACGCGCCGCCTGGCTCGAACCGGGTGGGGCACCGTATCTCGCCAGCCTGCGTCTCGATCAGGCGCGCAACTGGGCTGAAGCTCGCGCGGCACTCGCGTTCGCGCACATGCCGGCACTCAACTGGATCTGGGCCGACACCAGCGGCGCCATCGGCTGGCAAACCGCCGCCATCGCACCGGTGCGCCCGAACTGGGACGGCCTCGTGCCCGTGCCAGGGGATGGGCGATTCGAATGGAATGGGTTCCTGCCCATTCCGCAGTTGCCGCACGAATCGTCTCCGGCGCGCGGCTATGTAGGCACCGCCAATGCGTTCAACGTGCCACAGTCGTATCCGCGCTTCGATGCGCTGGCCCGCACATGGGCCGATCCATACCGGCACAATCGCCTGCTCGAAGTGCTCGATACCACGCGCAAGGCCACCGTGGCCAGCAGTGGGGCCCTGCAGTTCGATGAGGCGTCGCTGCCCGCCCGCGCGCTGGTGCCGCTCCTCGCCAACATCACCTTCGGCACGCCCGCCATGACCTCGGCGCGCGATACCGTGCTCCGTTGGAATCGTTTCATGAATGCCGAGTCCCGCGGCGCCGCATTGTACGCGGCGTGGGAACGACGACTGGCCAGCATCTCGGCCGAGGTCGTCGTGCCACGAGCCGCCCGCGCCACGATCAGGACCGTACCACTGGCCCGCACCGTGGAATGGCTCACCAACCCGGACTCACTGTTGGGCACACGCCCAGCGGCCACGCGGGATTCCATTGTGAAGCGCGCCTTCGAAGACGCTGTGGCTGATGTCACACGTCGCTTTGGTGCGGACATGTCGACCTGGCGTTATGGGGACCCAAAGTTCCATCACGCGCGTATCAGTCACGTGCTCGATCCACTCGTGCACGATTCGGTGCGGGCCAGGCTGTCTCCGGGTCCATTGCCGCGTGGCGGCTACGCCAACACTTTGCACGCCACGGGCAACACCGACAATCAGACGCATGGGGCTAGCCTGCGTGTGGTGATCGATCTGGCCAATTGGGACGCCGCACGCGTCACCAACTCACCGGGCCAGAGCGGTGATCCGCGTAGCCCGTTCTATGCCAATCTCTTTCCGCTGTGGGCGCGCGGTACTTTTGTGCCGCTTCCCTACAGTCCCGCCGCGATCAAGGCACGCACCGCCGAGGTCGTTCTTCTCTCTCCGCAGAAGTAG
- a CDS encoding NAD(P)H-dependent flavin oxidoreductase — MASVATVFGGSMNDTALMRHTGIRVPLICGPMYPCSNPELVAAVSKAGGLGVVQPISLTYVHGWEFREGLRKIHALSGGAPIGFNALIEASSKTYHNRMVQWVDIALEEGVRFFLTSLGNPRWVADRVHAAGGVVYHDITERKWALKGRDGGVDGLVAVNNQAGGHAGARDPRALLDEVADLGLPVVAAGGVGEPAQFRALLDMGYAGAQLGTRFIATTECNSDARYKQAIVDAKASDVVLTERLTGVPVAVLRTPYVEKLGTTVGPLSRMLFRGRKTKHWIRTWYALRSLWQLKRSSVQGVSQDYWQAGRSVETIHDIRPAGEIVDAFAAAFSAP; from the coding sequence ATGGCGTCTGTCGCCACCGTCTTCGGCGGCAGCATGAACGACACCGCACTCATGCGGCACACCGGTATCCGCGTACCGCTCATTTGTGGCCCGATGTATCCGTGCAGCAACCCCGAATTGGTGGCGGCCGTGAGCAAGGCCGGCGGGCTCGGTGTGGTGCAGCCGATCTCACTCACCTATGTGCATGGATGGGAGTTTCGTGAAGGCCTGCGGAAGATCCACGCACTGAGCGGCGGTGCACCGATTGGCTTCAATGCCCTGATCGAAGCATCGAGCAAGACCTATCACAACCGCATGGTGCAGTGGGTGGACATCGCCCTCGAAGAAGGGGTGCGCTTTTTCCTCACGTCACTTGGCAATCCGCGCTGGGTGGCTGATCGGGTCCATGCGGCCGGTGGTGTGGTGTACCACGACATCACGGAGCGAAAGTGGGCCCTGAAAGGCCGCGATGGCGGTGTGGACGGACTGGTGGCCGTGAACAATCAGGCCGGAGGACACGCCGGCGCACGGGATCCGCGCGCCTTGCTCGATGAAGTCGCCGATCTGGGCCTGCCAGTGGTGGCCGCTGGTGGCGTTGGGGAGCCCGCGCAGTTCCGTGCCTTGCTCGACATGGGCTATGCCGGTGCCCAACTGGGCACACGATTCATCGCCACCACCGAGTGCAATTCCGATGCGCGGTACAAGCAGGCCATCGTGGACGCCAAGGCGTCAGACGTGGTGTTGACCGAACGACTCACCGGGGTGCCGGTGGCCGTGCTGCGCACTCCCTACGTGGAGAAGCTGGGTACCACCGTCGGGCCGTTGTCACGGATGTTGTTTCGTGGACGCAAGACCAAGCACTGGATTCGTACCTGGTATGCGCTGCGGTCCTTGTGGCAGCTCAAACGCTCCAGTGTGCAAGGTGTTTCGCAGGACTATTGGCAAGCCGGACGGAGTGTGGAGACCATCCATGACATTCGACCGGCCGGTGAAATCGTTGATGCATTCGCGGCGGCATTCTCCGCACCCTGA